The genomic segment tTGGTGATGCAAACGTCTGTTtcccatgccaataaagcccctttgaattgaattgataaGCGTGTGATTCACAGGCAAATTCAGACACCTTCGATTGCAGAGGTAGTTAGAATGTCACAAAAAGCTGAATGAAAACGATGGTTTAAcataaaacgtgtgtgtgtgtgtgtgtgtgtgaatctgggGCGGTACATCATTGACCACTATCTTTTCTAATCCCAGGATGCCATGGATGAGTACGCCAGACTGAAGAGCCTCAAGAAGGTAATGCATGTACAGTGATTTCCCGCAGTGTTGCTCTTCACAGTGAGGTTTCgtgaataaaatgcaaatgtttgaaaCATGTCCTGTCCTCTGCAGTCCCCAAGCTACGAGATTAAGAAGAAGAGGTGTAAATATCTCCGGTCCAAACTGTCGCACATCAAGAGGAAGATCAGTGAGTACGATCGCCGACCCTGACTCTTCCCTGTCCAGGTtccctctgacccccccccaatgcacggaaaaagagacaaatctGCAATTTCCCACCCCACTGTGTTTGAATCTATCAAAAACATATATGGGACTACTATAACGAAAGTCTGTCGCCTTTTATATTACATCTGTATCAAACCAATCATCTGAGATTTTGGGGTGAAAgaaatgtggatgttttttttttttcactattgACTTTATTCAATTCTTCAACCTCTGTGAGTTTTATGAAGAACGATTTAggtatataaaatgtattttatttagattCTCTCCTGAAAGTAGAAAGTGAGAGATGTTTTAGTTTCAGTGACTTTTTAATCAAGCCATTGTTTTGAGTCATTTAtagcctgttttgtttttttgttgtttttttttttttttaaaaaacaacacgtttgatgtttgtttcatgAACAATGAAGGCACAGCTGAGATGACGCATTGATTTGCTTGTCATCATGAAGTCACTGACCCATCCCTTGTAAATAACAATTTAAGTTGTTCTGTCACAAACTTTTCTGTACTTTTTgtgctgtattttctgtaaatgaCGAAACCTCTCTATCCTTTGTAATTGTAAGTTCTTATTATGGACCTTTTTTGTTATGGTGGCTATTAAAAGGAAAACTCCCAAAGTGGAACTAATCAATGGTGTGTCATTAACATTTGTATTGTACTGTAATGCATGTCATTTGTCGTTCCCACATTATTCAAAAGCCAATTAACAATCCCATTTCCATTGATGGAATGATGTGTGTAAGGTATATATTTTGGTGTGCAATCACAAAATTATGTCCGTTTTTTTAAGATATGTAAAGAGAATGTAATCTTTCAGTGGAAAAAATAGTTAttaatttacattgttttaaataaCATCTTAACATAGGTTCCACTGAAAATGAGACCCGTTATGGGAATTGTGCTGTtgttaataataacagtaatagcAGTAAACTGAGCGGATGCCTTTCTCTGGAGTGCTAGACAGCACGTTTCTTTCCGGAATAAAAACTCCGCTGCACCAGCCGACGTCCGGTTGCACTCCGCCGGTATTGTTACAGGTACACCTGATTGTTTTTAGCTCAGCTAGCTTAGTGAGGCAGCAAGTAGCATCGCACGCAGCAAGAAGATGCTAACTAGCTGATACGTATCATAACTTGATTCACCATAGTACCTTTAATTACTTAGCTTAGCCCCATAACGCTCGTTAACAGagttgttagctagctagctgtgttAACAGTGAACTACCTCGAGTAGAAGACATTACATTGTCTGTTAACAGCGAGGTTTAATTTGAAATAACAAGTACGTGTATAATGTTCTTGATTCACTTTTCGGTCAGCCAATGACTCGGCTTAGATAGTAGGCGTCAGCTATTGTTTATAACGCTCTTCTAGATACGGTAATGTGTTCCGGTTTTGACACATGCCGAGCTCTGTTCAAATTCTGTCCAGTTTACTCGGAACTCAGCATTGCGTCGATCTGTCGCTACTTTGTGGAGCACAGTATTTTAGCAGTCCTTAGCGTATTCTGATATACAGGGTTCGGCGCATAATGCTATTGATTATCTGTGTCGTTAAGGCTGTTAGCTATTGTTTACTGACtttgcatttcactgtgattgtgtctcatgtgacaaataaacttgagtGATTGATTGAACTAGCTATGGCTAGGATCTCCCATAATATTCTCTCCATACTTGCAACTGAGCAATGCGTTTCTTATTTGTCTTTACTGCCTACTTTGTCGGGTCTTTCAGGGTGATTCCTAGAAGACTGTGCTAGTGTCTTCTGATAGACATTATTCCGCATATTTATAATTCATTCAAGTTTTAGATCAATAGAGTTTGACACAGTTAAACTTATGCCATGTGTTAATGTGAAGCTGTCGTCTCCCACTTCTTTGGCTATTAGCGCCCATTGAATTTCTGGCCGGTGGACGTTATGGATGAAGAACCAGAGAGAGCCAAACGCTGGGAGGGGGGCTATGAGAGGACATGGTAAGACTCAATGTTAAACTATGGGAATTTTCAACTTGAGATTCAGagtcagaaactatttattgccaagtaacatacattacaaggaatttgccgtggtctgatggtgctacattgttttttaacatataacatataatctgacagacaacaagcatgtaaaaatataaaggtaaaagaataagataagataaataacaaacagtgcagtgaccaaaataaagtgtccagtattgaccagtagggggtgcgtgcgttaatgtaacgcaggggggacgtataacttgtgtttgtgtgtgtgtgtatgggggggtcagtgcaagactttggccgtgttcgtcagATTATGTGTCGTCATTTGATGCAACTTTGTGGGACTTGCGTATCCTCTTATAGGGAGGTGCTGAAGGAGGACGAATCTGGCTCACTCAAAGCCACGGTGGAAGAGATCCTGTTCCAGTCCAAGaggaaaaggtgtgtgtgtgtgtgtgtgtgtgtgtgtgtgtgtgtgtgtgtgtgtgtgtgtgtgtgcgcacgcttGCGCAGGTTGTCTGACCACTTCAAAGTCACGTGATATAACAGTTGTTGTTCTTAAGACTAATAACACACAGTGCTGAAATTATATCTCTTtacactcttcttctctgtacGATGTAAATGACCCCCTATTCCCCTCTGGATGACTTATAACAAAATATCTATTGCACTTTTAAATCCATTAgatgaatgcatttttcttcTCATGCTCTTCCCCCTAAGAGTATTGTACATGCTACTATGTTGGAACGTTTTTTCCTTTGCTGCTGTACATTTATTGTTATGTCAAAACTCTGCATTGGTCAGTCCTACGCAGAAAATCCAGTACATTTTCTAAAAGGTTTATCGTTGTTCCAAACGTATCTGCTGCCTTGTTTACCTCCATAGGGTGATAGAGAGCCATGGACAAGTGAGGCTCGGAATGGTGAGTGAGTCGCGCCCCCTTCTTACAGAACCTTGTCCTTCACTCATTATCTGTATGGTTCTAAACCCCCAGGTCTCTTAAGATCTCATGTCAACATGGTGGCAGTTGCTACACAACATTATTAAGACCAGTAACATTGTGTATAAGATAATTGTTTCAGACATATCCATGAGCATTTGAATCTCTTATTTTACAATATAActgttaaagctacagtaggcaatattattaaattataattttggttgaaataagtcattttgaccattgcatgtcactaacaacatttaatataaaaaaaatgtgtgtctgtgagcatcCGCCCTCCTTTGTATTTCGTCTTTAAAagaaactggaccaggtctgaatcaaacaaccaatcagggtgatcagggggttctgtgttttgatacactccaatccagaaggtggaacttTCTGGagaagcccttgtttgtacagagtggatatgattggccagttacgtgctagctaacccctgattggttgtttgattcagacctggtccagtttttttaaaagactataTACACTTTTtcttaaaggagcccttcaattagatattgttagtgacatgcgaTGGTCaaaaattcattatttcaaccaaaattgtaattcaataatattgcctaccGTAACTTTAATGTAACGTGCAAGTCATGAATAGCGCAGCAGTAGgtcaacaataacaataacattaattGTCGGTATCGGGCTTAGtgtatttaacatgtttagACTGTATCATTACCAAAAAGGTCCTGATTTTAAGGGATGTCTCCGTGCTCTAGATGCGTCACCTCTACGTGGTGATCGACTGTTCAAGGAGCATGGAAGACCAGGACTTAAAACCAAGCCGCCTCGCCTCGACTCTAAAGGTAAATCCTGTCGTACTGCAGCCGCCGCCGTACGGTACGATTCGCTGTAAAGCCACCGTCTcatctcctttctcctttcctcttcagctgaTGGAAGCTTTTGTCGATGAATATTTTGACCAAAACCCGATCAGTCaggtatgtttatatatatatatatatatatatatatttatttttgcaggttttaCTATTTAgacttcacattttaaatcccTTCAGTTCTTGTTTAAACCCGGCAGGTTTCAGTTTAttggagacaaacaaaaaaagttatattCTTATAATTATATTGTATAAAGATACAAGTAGTGAGTGGTGGTCAGCGCACAGGAATTATGTGACACTGTCCTTTTCTTTGTGAAGTGAATACGTGGCCTAATGGTTGGACAAAAGCAAGCAATCTTTGGACATATTTCCAACCTCTCATAACTTGTGATGGGAATTAGTGTGAAATGATccattgatgatgatgataaatgataaaaaaaaaaaccttcagttGTTGCCCTAGTTTgattgcattacattttataGGTTCTTATGTTGTTGCATGGTTTTCATAGTCCTACTTCATGAATGAGTCATTGATGGGAAACTATATAGGCCAGAAACGCAACAAATGCTGGAATACATCTTGGTGCCATTTGTCAATATTTGTTATTAGATTATTTAGACACACCAATAATCACTCTTATTTCATATAATCCGCCCATGTAAAGTGATGCAAATGATAcggatttaaaaagaaagtgagcAAAGAAATGTACCAGGACTGTTATGTCCAACAAGCTGCCGTGTGAACCTAACAGCGCGTGTCATTGTCCTCAGGTGGGTATCATCACCACAAAGAATAAAAGGGCCGAGAAGCTGACTGACCTGGCAGGTGAGGATCGCATaaacatgctgacgtttagaCTCCACAGacgatccaaatctttgtcaaaacctgtcgacattttcagtgtgtaggCCACCAGCTTTCaaggttgttgatgttgttgtttcacgTGGCAAcggggactttgaaaacagtaacgtgCACTTAGCGGAAGGGGACTGAAATAGTggccagacttatcccagcagcctacatccggtgagtcaggaTAATTCGCTCCAAACCTGTTGATAGAAACGTGCCTAATTCGCATTTGTGACACTTCGAACTTTTCACTTACAGATGGCCTCCAGTCTCCAGAAGTAACCCATGCAGTTTTAACATATTGTgatgtgtattgttttgtttcaccgCCAGGAAATCCAAAGAAGCACGTTGCGGCTCTGAAGAAAGCGGTGGACACCGTGTGCGTAGGAGAGCCATCCCTGTACAACTCTCTCAACCTGGCCATACAGACCCTCAAGTAggttctgcagtgttttcatcttttccatCGGTTCCTGTGCCATTACGAAATGTCACTCAGCTGGTGCCTTGTCTCTGTGATGAAGGCACATGCCCGGGCATACGAGCCGGGAGATCCTGATAATCCTCAGCAGCCTCACCACGTGTGACCCCGCCAACATCTGCGAGCTGATCAAGGTGAATCAGCTTAAACCCCTTACCCAGGGGTGCACAGGCATCCAGTGTCCAGTTATTAGTTGATAGGCAGTTTAGCCGCAGGGCTTACTGTATATCTGGCATTTTAGTTcaacttaaaggggacctattatgctcttattttctgtcatatatataatgttagaatgttggatattcatactaaacgttgccaaataatgaggcaggcttcagactgctctgaacgctctgtttcagttttttttaaccgccatgtctatctgatgtcagataggcccggatgtccttatatggtatctctgctccaggcacagaccagatgtttatgtttatgtcagcgTTGCTTAGTAAagttaggtttacagtttgcctttggaatttgaaattcttccaaagccttccggaacttggccgggccaatcagaagaaagtgggctttaagggaggggggccttaaagagacaggagctcaaacgcATTCCCTCTCTGTCAGACCCTGAAGTCTCTGAAGGTACGGGTGTCGGTGATCGGACTGTCAGCGGAGGTCCGGGTGTGCACGGTGTTGACCAGGGAGACGGGAGGCTCGTACCACGTTATCCTGGACGAGAGTCACTTCAAagagctgctgatgctgcacGTCAAACCTCCTCCAGCCAGCTCCTCATCTGAATGCTCTTTAATACGCATGGGTCAGTACACAGACGAGAACTTGGCCCACCACCCGCAGGGATAGGCATTGGGGGTGGGGTGCATTACAAGCCTCGCAGGAAGGTGGAGCGGTACCGGCTAGGTATAGTTGAGGGGAGTCCAAACTGATGATTGGAATCTTCCATCTTTCAGGGGGGCCAGCCCTACAGGGAAGggaaatgtttctttctgtttccatgaaatacattttttcatcaaAGTATTACTGTAACTAAACTGAACATTTGTCTCGGACCTACTTAATTTGAATCCTGCGCTCGCTCAGGTTTTCCTCAGCACACCATCGCCTCTCTCACTGACCAGGATGCCAAGCCTTCATTCAGCATGTCGTAAGTAGAGaacagtgtgattttttttaaacctcgCGGGCAGGGACTGTGTAGGAGAGTGAATTTCTCATTTTTCTAATGTGCTCCTCCTGGTGTGCTCTCCTAGTCATCTGGACGGCAGCGGTGGTCCAGGTCTGTCTCTGGGAGGATACTTTTGTCCACAGTGCCACGCCAAGTACACAGAGCTTCCTGTGGAGTGTAAAGTCTGTGGTATGTCCGATGGGAGGATTCagcctgtgttttttgtttctttctgtggcATCAAAACAGTACTGTAGTccttttttgctgcttttaaagGTACTGTGTGTGCAAGCCAATAGAATAGCtttgactggtgtgtgtgtgtgtgtgtgtgttgtctccaAGGTTTGACTCTGGTGTCGGCCCCCCATCTCGCCAGATCCTTCCACCACCTCTTCCCCCTCCGAGACTTTTTAGAGAGGCCCGTGGAGGAGCTTCAAGAAGACAGGTGgctctgatacacacacacacacacacacacacacacacacagaaattctgtgctgctgtttatcTAAAcctgttgttgtgatttggtttCAGGTTCTGTCAGGCTTGTCAAGGGGAGCTGAAAGATAAAAGTGTAAGTACAGTAGCTGAGTGTATGTCTGGATCTGTTGAGGCCTTGCAGATGGTACAACATGGTACCCCTTTTTATTAGGCATTTAATACCTTTGTTAGAGGGAAATGAGGGAGATGTGAACCTTGGACTTTGCGGTTCATGGTCTGTGCCTTTACAGCTTGGCCACCAGGAGACCCTGAGCTTTATCATATctatcatagactgtatataaagatggccgacatgtctccacttcctcccactgggcaaaaatgaagccaaactctcccggatgcggccgctgccatcttgcgctggtgacgtcatttggacCCAGAGCACACCGAAGTCAATCACaactgtcaatcatgacgtttcagcccgttttttttttaaatataatcaaataaggaattaaaaccaaacttatcagaaaaaatggttacattttgaaaatttcttatttgctctctctccctctctgtgtctgcgtTTCTAGATATTCTCCTGTCCGTCGTGTCgcagtgtgttctgtgtggaGTGCGATCTCTTCATCCACGACTCGTTGCACTGCTGCCCCTGCTGTATCCACAGTCAGAGTGTCTCCTGAAGCTGAGAGGCTAACTGTCAGACAGAGATTGaaacagacccccccccccccccccccccattggcTCATCATCATGTCCGTCTTATTAGTGTTGTCCAATTCTGAAAGGACGGATGTGATGTGCACAGGCTGTCAATGGAGCATCCAATGTTTTGAAGGTGTTAAATATTGGCACATTGTAGGAGGAAGCAGCTAAAGACAGTGCTGCTGAGTTGGGCCAAACCTCCTGTCTGCTCTGAGAACTGCGTCTGAGCCACCGTACACCGCTTTATACATGTTGGAAATGCTTTGTGTGCATTGTTTTCTACACAGTTTTGTACTACAGTTCTTTTTGTGACATGGtaataaagaaatacaataaaatagtttttttttgtactttttgtaagAAATGTATTGTGTCAAAACAGGCttcatgttggaaaaaaaaactgtgcagaatagtaaacaagtaaacagtTAATCTAAGaccaaatatgaaaaaaaccccaaaacaaataaGAAGACATTGAGGAAGTTAAGCTATGTAACGCCAGAAGATGGCAGTGATGTGCCGACATGTCGTCAGCTGCCATAAatcctgaagaagaagaagaactcgTCACTTCCGTTTGGTTCCGCAATATCTGCTGGCGGGAAGCTGTGGGGTGATAGTACGCAGCTAATAACAGAACTCTctggttgtgttgtgttgtgtccaCTATACTCGCAATGTCCCGCGTGCTGAACGGGATCGTGGCGGTGTGTCCGGACCTGGGTATCGGGAAAAATGGAAATCTACCCTGGCATCCTGTTAGACTCAAGTGAGTCCCGTCGACAGACGCAGGTTTTGTGGGGACTCTACTGTGAATGTTGTATTACTGAAAGCTTCGAGTGAAGGTGTTAGTAATATTTACACGACGAATTCTATGTTCTTGTTTTCTAGTAACGAATTCAAACATTTCCGAAAGATGACGTCGACTCCGTCTGTGACAGGCAAGTGCACCTTGTTTTTGGGGCTAATTGAAGTGCGACAGTCGCGGCTTCCCCTGGTTCAAAGGGCGAAGTTTTATTGGTCACAGTGAACGTAAAACTACCTGGCATTATACTCGTGTCACCATTACTGTTTATATAATATTGTTTACCAAGGCCAATGTCGTAATTTATGTTGCATGTGGGTTTAATTTAATACAGGtaatagaccttttttttatattaaagctGAGTTCAAGTGTCGTTGTGCTGCTCTCGCGAGAGTAACACCGTTAAGGTACACCTGCAGGTTTATGACGGTGTTCCGGTTTAACGACGTTAACAGGCCACTTTCAGCCgaatgtttctgttgttgtccaAGTTACGACTTCCTGTTTTTAACGACAAGCAACGTTCAAAACGCGTGTTAGCATGCGACACGTTTCCCCTCAAACACTcagtgttttgatgaaaaactaaaccAGGAGGCTTTTACGAGGACAGCTAGCGTCACGTGTCCTCGTAACTACGACAACACCTGACGCATTcggctgaaagtcgccagttaacagggtcGCACGTGAAATCGAAACACCTCGAGGCTATGCCCTTAGCATTGCACCCTCCCATAAAAAAAATTGCCTATGCAGGGAAAAGCCTGCTTTTTGATGACGGCAGTTTTTACATGTCGGTCTCAAGTCATTTTAAAGTGGCAACGTGGCGAGGCTGAAACCTAGAAACACTTCTGCAGCCATTCCAATGATGCACAAGTCCCAACTGAATGCTGCCCGCCATTTTAACGTAAAGGTAACGCAGATGACTTAATTATCTTCTTGTGCACAACAAAAGTTAAGATCAGTTTAATGAACAGGAAACGCGTTGTCGAGGAGATTCTTCATGACACAGCTtgccgtaaaaaaaaaaacaaaaaccaaaaaaaaagtctccctATATTTCCAGTTTATACATAAAGCATGTGAGCAAATTGGAATGAAAGAGTTTAACATCTTGTTATTCCAAGATTGTGAGCTCTCAGGCATTATTAAACAGGCAGGAGaataacatttaatattacAACTAGTAAATGGCGAAACTGATGAGAGAAACCAATTTagtaaataaattaattcaaaCCTTGCAGGCAAGCAGAATGTGGTGATCATGGGCAGGAAGACGTGGTTCTCCATCCCAGAGAAGAACAGACCTCtgaacagcaggatcaacatCGTCCTCAGCAGGGAGCTCAAGTACGTGTCGCATGcagtgagagaaagggagagatttATACAAGTTACTTATATACACATATGATACAAAGGTTCCTTTGGTGATTATTAAACGGGCAAATAAAATTATGGATGTTGGTTGCAGTCATTGATTGGTGTTTTGTTGACAATTGCCGTTACCATTAATTGGGCTTTTATTGAATTAGACTGACCAACAGTACTGATGGCACTGGAGtataacacagtaacacagacGGAACCCAATATCCAATGATGTacctaaaaataataataataataaacaatacgTTGCAAAAACAAGAGACTTTTAAGTACGTTGATGGCCACTTAGCAGGATGTTCTGCTCAGGAACCTTGACGCCCAGCCTAAAGGTGCTAAAGTGGAAATG from the Enoplosus armatus isolate fEnoArm2 chromosome 4, fEnoArm2.hap1, whole genome shotgun sequence genome contains:
- the gtf2h2 gene encoding general transcription factor IIH subunit 2; the protein is MDEEPERAKRWEGGYERTWEVLKEDESGSLKATVEEILFQSKRKRVIESHGQVRLGMMRHLYVVIDCSRSMEDQDLKPSRLASTLKLMEAFVDEYFDQNPISQVGIITTKNKRAEKLTDLAGNPKKHVAALKKAVDTVCVGEPSLYNSLNLAIQTLKHMPGHTSREILIILSSLTTCDPANICELIKTLKSLKVRVSVIGLSAEVRVCTVLTRETGGSYHVILDESHFKELLMLHVKPPPASSSSECSLIRMGFPQHTIASLTDQDAKPSFSMSHLDGSGGPGLSLGGYFCPQCHAKYTELPVECKVCGLTLVSAPHLARSFHHLFPLRDFLERPVEELQEDRFCQACQGELKDKSIFSCPSCRSVFCVECDLFIHDSLHCCPCCIHSQSVS